CCTGCCCCGCAGCGACCTACCCAATGATCGCAACCCGCCGTCGCTCCCGAAACTCCGATTGTTGAGTTCTCGCACGCTCCCCTTTAGGGCCGAAGTGAGTCGTCGCCAATGACTCGAGCGCAGCAAACATATAGGAACTGCTCATCAGAGGAGAAAAAGCGAATGGGCCGGCCTGTACGCCGGGTTCTGTTCCGGGGTTCACGCCCCTTCGACGGCCATCTCTCTCGGCGACACGTTGCCGTGCCGCTCTAGCGGTCTACCCGAGGACTCGGCGAGCCGCGTCATCATCCTCTGTCTGACCTTGCTCCGGACGAGGTTTACCTAGCGGGGCATGTCACCATGCCCCCTGGTGGGCTCTTACCCCACCCTTTCACCCTTACCGGGACGAGCCCGGCGGTCTTCTCTCTGTGGCACTGTCTCGCGGATTTCTCCGGGTGGGTGTTACCCACCGCCCTGCCCTGTGGAGCCCGGACGTTCCTCGGTGCGGTTGCCCGCCACGCGACCGTCCGGCCGACCCATTCGCCTGTTCAGTCTACGGCCCCTTGGCCGCCGATTCCGCGATCCGCAGGTCGAGCGGGATGTCGATCGCGAAACCGGGAAAGAGGCGACGTGTGGCGGCATCCGCCGCATCGCGCACGGCCTGCGCCGCGTCCTCAGCCTGCGTCTTCGGTGCGTGCACGATGATCTCGTCGTGCAGGAAGAACGCGAGATGCGCGTGATCTCGGAAGTAGGGGCCGGATGCCTCGGCGGGAACGTCCGCGATCGGCAGCGCTGCGAGGCGGTGGCGGATCTCCGCCAACCAGAGCAGCGCCCATTCGGCGGCAGTGCCCTGGACCACGAAGTTGCGCGTGAAGCGTCCGCGATCACGGGCACGGCTGTTCGCGCGTCTCTCCTCGGCGCCACCCGCGTTCGGGTCGCTCGCAATGGACTGACTCTGCCGCCACTCCGTATCTGGGCGCGGGGTGCTGCGGCCGAGGAGGGTGCTCACGACTCCGCCGCGCTCCCCCGTGCGCGCTGCGTCGTCGACATGAGCCATCGCACGAGGAAAGACGGTGCGGAGCCGCGGTGCAAGGCGTCCGCTGTCACCGGTCGTCGCTCCGTACATGGCTCCGAGCACCGCGTACTTCGCCTCCTCGCGGGTGTGCACAACGCCGGAGCGGACGATGCCTTCGTACAGATCAGACCCCTGCCCCGCGGCCGCCATCGCTGTATCCCGTGACATCGCGGCCAGCACCCGTGGCTCGAGCTGGGCGACATCAGCCACGATGAGCGTCCATCCGGGATCCGCGCGGACGGCCGGACGCAGCACCCGGGGAATCTGCAGCGCACCCCCACCGGCTGAGGCCCAGCGCCCCGTCACGACACCGCCGGTGAGGTAGATCGGACGGAAACGCCCATCGCGCACCCACTCCGTCAGCCATGTCCAGCCGTTGGCGGTGAGCAGACGTGCCATCTTCTTGTAGGCGATGAGGGGTGCGATCGCGGGATGCTCGTGCTCGCTCAGCTCCCAGCGGGATGTGGATTCGACCAGAATCCCCGCCCGGTGCAGAGCGCGCAGCAGCCGTGTCGGGCTGTCGGGGTTGAGAGTCTGATCGTCGAGGTCTATGCGAATCTGCGCGGCCAGGGCCGCCATCCGCCGCGGGCGTGTGTCACCCATCGTGCGTTCGCCGAGCATTTCGACGAGGATCTGCTCATGCGCGGCGCGATCCCAGGGCAAGCCTGCGGCCGTCATCTCTTCTGCGATCAGGGAACCCGTGGACTCCGCCGCACACAGCAACGACAGACGACTGTCGGGCGCCGCACGTAGCGCCTCCTGCTGCCGCCGTCGCTCCGCGAGCATCTCCGCCAGGTCAGGACCGCTGTCCGTGCTGTCATCGACGAAGGAGAACAGCGCCGGCGCATGGGGCTGCGCCGTCGGCTCCTCGCGGATCCACCGTGATGACCCCGACAGGGGTGACGGGAGCGCCGCGGTATCGCGCAGGATCGCGTGACACAGCAGCAGATCCCACGCGCGGCGCAGCCGGACGCCATCGTCCAGCAGTAGCGGGTACACGTCATGAAGCGTGCGGACGATCCAGCGCGGCGACGACTCCTCCTGCGCGCGGACCCAGCGCGTGAGCGCTGCATCCGCGATGGATTCCTGCCCGAGTTCCGCGTCCTCGGAATCCAAATATGCGGCCTGCCAGGACCCGTCGTCGCCCGGGGCGAGCACGATCGACGCGGTGCCCGGCGGCGTATCTGAGGTCATCGCCGCATCCGACAGGGGCCGAGGCGGGAACCCCAGGGGACACGGCAGAAAGGCATAGGTCGAAGATATGCCTCACCACCGACGTTCCGCGCATCGTAGGGAGCTGTGGCGGGAGGCGCGCATGTCACTCTGTGTCGCTGTGTCATCGCTTCGTCACACTTTCGTCATATCCCCGGGTTAGCGTGGGAGCCACCGCTAGAGCGTCTCGAGAGGAGATCCCATGTCTGAGCGCTCCCCCTTCACCGCCCACAACGGCTTCACCCTGCCGTCGCAGGGGCTCGGCACGTACCAGTTGCGCGGCGAGGCCGGCGCGGATGCTGTGCGCGCCGGAATCGAATCGGGCTACCGGCTCATCGACACGGCATTCAACTACGAGAACGAGGGTGCGGTCGGGTGGGGTATCGCCGGTGCTGCCGTCGAACGCGGTGAACTCGTCGTGACGACCAAGCTCGCCGGACGCCACCACGAGCGCGCGCGGGCCCTCGTGTCCATTGAGGAGAGCCGGCTCCGACTCGGTCTCGATGCGATCGATCTCGTCCTGATCCACTGGCCCAATCCGCGGATCGACCGCTATGTCGAGGCCTGGGCCGCGTTGATCGAATCCCGCGACAACGGGCAGGTCCGCCAACTGGGCGTGTCCAACTTCCTGCCGGAGCACCTGGAGCGGATCGAAGATGCAACGGGCGTTCGCCCGGTCGTGAATCAGCTCGAGATCCACCCGTACTTCCCTCAGGAGGACGCCCTCACCTACCACCGGGAACGGGGAATCATCACGGAGGCGTGGAGCCCCCTCGGGCGTGCGCGCGAAGTGCTCGATGAGCCTGTGATCCACGACATCGCCGCCGCGCACGGACTCACCCCCGCGCAGGCCGTACTCGCCTGGCACAGTTCACGGGGCGTCGTCGCGATCCCGAAGTCGGCGGATCCTGCGCGCCAGAGTGCGAATCTCGCCGCCGCCGAGGTGCGACTGAGCGACGACGAGATCGCGGCGATCACGGCTCTCGGACGCGCGGACGGACGCCTGTTCGACGCGGATCCCGCCACACACGAAGAGCTGTGATCCGCGCCTAGAGTCCGGACTCCTCCGTGCGGACGAGGATCGCGTTGCACTCGGGGCAGGACACGATGTCGTCGGCCGCCTGCTGACGGATGCGGTTCAGGTCGATGCCCGAGAGCACGATGCGGCACCCCTCGCACATGC
The DNA window shown above is from Microbacterium keratanolyticum and carries:
- a CDS encoding bifunctional 3'-5' exonuclease/DNA polymerase, with translation MTSDTPPGTASIVLAPGDDGSWQAAYLDSEDAELGQESIADAALTRWVRAQEESSPRWIVRTLHDVYPLLLDDGVRLRRAWDLLLCHAILRDTAALPSPLSGSSRWIREEPTAQPHAPALFSFVDDSTDSGPDLAEMLAERRRQQEALRAAPDSRLSLLCAAESTGSLIAEEMTAAGLPWDRAAHEQILVEMLGERTMGDTRPRRMAALAAQIRIDLDDQTLNPDSPTRLLRALHRAGILVESTSRWELSEHEHPAIAPLIAYKKMARLLTANGWTWLTEWVRDGRFRPIYLTGGVVTGRWASAGGGALQIPRVLRPAVRADPGWTLIVADVAQLEPRVLAAMSRDTAMAAAGQGSDLYEGIVRSGVVHTREEAKYAVLGAMYGATTGDSGRLAPRLRTVFPRAMAHVDDAARTGERGGVVSTLLGRSTPRPDTEWRQSQSIASDPNAGGAEERRANSRARDRGRFTRNFVVQGTAAEWALLWLAEIRHRLAALPIADVPAEASGPYFRDHAHLAFFLHDEIIVHAPKTQAEDAAQAVRDAADAATRRLFPGFAIDIPLDLRIAESAAKGP
- a CDS encoding aldo/keto reductase is translated as MSERSPFTAHNGFTLPSQGLGTYQLRGEAGADAVRAGIESGYRLIDTAFNYENEGAVGWGIAGAAVERGELVVTTKLAGRHHERARALVSIEESRLRLGLDAIDLVLIHWPNPRIDRYVEAWAALIESRDNGQVRQLGVSNFLPEHLERIEDATGVRPVVNQLEIHPYFPQEDALTYHRERGIITEAWSPLGRAREVLDEPVIHDIAAAHGLTPAQAVLAWHSSRGVVAIPKSADPARQSANLAAAEVRLSDDEIAAITALGRADGRLFDADPATHEEL